The following proteins come from a genomic window of Pyxidicoccus sp. MSG2:
- a CDS encoding alpha/beta fold hydrolase, producing MSPHTIAFVVSLAVALAAPAVQPLSSAVPRFEPTPCPATVEPGERIDCGLLVVPENRNKAGSRLIRLPVVRLRSRAEHPAADPVFYMPGGPGVSATANLRSGRRNPLLDERDLIVLEPRGGRMAQPALECPEINALKGDVAAGRLRGQKALDALAKAAGRCRETLTSSGVDLDGYTTAATADDIEDLRKVLGYAQWNLQGLSYSTRLMLTVLRRHPSGVRSVILDSVLPPEVNFDEVAATNLQRVLDLVFDGCAIDRECGAAYPDLRQRFARLVAAAERKPLPLKLKESVTGGRPVEVRGAQVVEALYSALHRVDLIPLVPRIISRAAAGDYTELTPLVEENQGPSTMSWGLRLSVWCAEELPFEDPARIVAQRSPSMGLGGVDEGTASAETCRAWNVATVPAVENEPVKSNVPALVFAGEFDPDTPPDWGRQLLESMPHARYVEFRGYSHGASFNPCGAQVTLAFLRDPGAPLPLDCVLALRGADFGQSASIPPGH from the coding sequence ATGTCCCCGCACACCATCGCCTTCGTGGTCTCGCTCGCCGTCGCGCTCGCCGCGCCGGCTGTGCAGCCCCTTTCGAGCGCCGTGCCCCGATTCGAGCCAACCCCCTGCCCTGCCACCGTGGAGCCCGGGGAACGCATCGACTGCGGGCTGCTGGTGGTTCCGGAGAATCGGAACAAGGCGGGCAGCCGTCTCATCCGACTACCGGTGGTGCGCCTGCGCAGTCGCGCCGAGCACCCGGCCGCCGACCCCGTCTTCTACATGCCCGGAGGCCCCGGCGTGAGCGCGACGGCCAACCTGCGCTCGGGCAGGCGCAACCCGCTGCTCGATGAACGGGACCTCATCGTCCTGGAGCCACGCGGAGGACGCATGGCTCAGCCCGCGCTCGAGTGTCCCGAAATCAACGCGCTCAAGGGAGACGTGGCCGCGGGTCGGCTGCGGGGACAGAAGGCCCTGGACGCGCTGGCGAAGGCGGCGGGCCGCTGCAGGGAGACACTGACCTCATCCGGTGTGGACCTGGACGGGTACACGACGGCGGCCACGGCGGACGACATCGAGGACCTGCGCAAGGTCCTGGGCTACGCGCAGTGGAACCTCCAGGGCCTCTCCTACAGCACGCGGCTGATGTTGACGGTGCTGCGCAGGCACCCGTCCGGCGTGCGCTCCGTCATCCTCGATTCAGTGCTGCCCCCCGAGGTGAACTTCGACGAGGTGGCGGCGACGAATCTCCAGCGCGTCCTCGACCTCGTCTTCGATGGGTGCGCCATCGACCGCGAGTGCGGCGCCGCATACCCCGACCTGCGCCAGCGCTTCGCCCGGCTCGTCGCCGCCGCCGAGCGCAAGCCACTGCCCCTGAAGCTGAAGGAGTCCGTGACGGGAGGACGGCCGGTGGAGGTGCGCGGCGCGCAGGTGGTCGAGGCCCTCTACTCAGCGCTGCACCGGGTCGACCTGATTCCCCTCGTCCCCCGAATCATCAGCCGGGCGGCCGCGGGCGACTACACGGAGCTGACACCGCTGGTGGAGGAAAACCAGGGCCCGTCCACGATGAGCTGGGGCCTGCGCCTCTCGGTGTGGTGCGCGGAGGAGCTGCCCTTCGAGGATCCCGCTCGCATCGTCGCGCAGCGCTCGCCCTCGATGGGGTTGGGAGGCGTCGACGAGGGAACGGCCTCCGCGGAGACCTGCCGCGCCTGGAACGTGGCGACCGTGCCCGCCGTGGAGAACGAGCCGGTGAAGAGCAACGTGCCGGCGCTCGTCTTCGCCGGGGAGTTCGACCCGGACACGCCGCCAGACTGGGGCCGGCAGTTGCTCGAGTCCATGCCCCACGCGCGCTACGTCGAGTTCCGGGGGTACAGCCATGGCGCGTCGTTCAACCCGTGTGGTGCCCAGGTCACCCTGGCGTTCCTCAGAGACCCCGGGGCACCGCTGCCACTCGACTGCGTCCTCGCGCTTCGCGGCGCGGACTTCGGCCAGAGCGCTTCCATTCCGCCAGGCCACTGA
- a CDS encoding MASE1 domain-containing protein has protein sequence MRSLREPRSTTLETVGWATALGLLFFGLGVVSERTTFAPYHSAAIWLPSGLTLAVLVRVERRHWGILLAALFLAELAKVLVLGGVLPMALTWAAANCLRALLGAVLVCSWAAGPVRLHHVREVAGLILFGGLLGPLVSATLGAASMVLWLEGAAPFSIEWLAWFLADSLGSLLLAPLLLTWWPLPREFARPRCLGELAIVLGAVVAVSHFVLGGSVRWAFPYLPFPLLVWAALWLGPAGTAAAVAALTTITLGDTVAGHGPFSGAPVSSEAQLLATQAYLAVMGLSANAFAALVAERRATARVHRFFADVGALLAESLDVRRTLSLIAERVVPDMATGFAAWVAQEDGRLVQVAEMGVGPELHPVLAAQLTPPLQRWVDPSGRIILVPLQGREKPVGALVLVGEERLRPLRARERYLAEELARRCALAVENAWLFERSEQAVHARDEFIAIAAHELRTPLTALNLRLGTLLRSLGPRPVVESVRRKLQLAVKQVARLSRLVDSLLDIGRIHSGRLQLAREPVRLDELVRTTTERFREQFERAGCTLLLRLEDDVLGEWDRLRIEQVLTNLLSNAVKFGAGRPLEVEVSQAGSRALLRVRDHGVGMDAQALSRVFGRFEQAVSPREYGGLGLGLYLAKEIVEAHGGQLHATSRPGEGATFTVELPALPGVAPSPGGPRFSEQAAEGTA, from the coding sequence ATGAGGTCGTTGCGAGAGCCGCGAAGCACCACGCTGGAGACGGTGGGCTGGGCCACCGCTCTCGGGCTCCTCTTCTTCGGCCTCGGGGTGGTGAGTGAGCGCACCACGTTTGCTCCCTACCACAGTGCCGCCATCTGGCTGCCGAGTGGACTGACGCTCGCGGTGCTCGTACGGGTCGAGCGACGCCACTGGGGCATCCTCCTCGCCGCACTCTTCCTCGCCGAGCTGGCCAAGGTGCTGGTGCTCGGCGGTGTGCTTCCCATGGCCCTGACGTGGGCGGCGGCCAACTGCCTCCGCGCACTGCTGGGGGCGGTCCTCGTGTGCTCCTGGGCGGCGGGGCCGGTGCGGCTGCACCATGTCCGCGAAGTCGCCGGCCTCATCCTCTTCGGAGGCCTGCTCGGGCCGCTCGTCAGCGCGACGCTCGGGGCCGCGTCGATGGTGCTCTGGCTGGAGGGTGCGGCTCCCTTTTCCATCGAGTGGCTCGCCTGGTTTCTGGCCGACTCGTTGGGAAGCCTGCTGTTGGCGCCGCTGCTGCTCACGTGGTGGCCCCTCCCACGTGAGTTCGCCCGTCCGCGGTGCCTGGGCGAGCTGGCCATCGTTCTCGGTGCGGTCGTGGCGGTGAGCCACTTCGTCCTCGGCGGGTCCGTGCGCTGGGCCTTCCCCTATCTTCCCTTTCCCCTGCTCGTCTGGGCGGCACTCTGGTTGGGGCCGGCGGGAACGGCCGCCGCGGTGGCGGCGCTCACGACCATCACCCTGGGAGACACGGTCGCCGGGCATGGCCCTTTTTCTGGCGCGCCCGTATCGAGCGAGGCACAACTTCTCGCGACGCAGGCGTACCTCGCGGTGATGGGGCTCTCCGCCAACGCGTTCGCGGCGCTGGTTGCGGAGCGCCGCGCGACCGCGCGCGTCCACCGGTTCTTCGCCGACGTGGGGGCGCTCCTCGCCGAGTCCCTGGACGTTCGCCGCACGCTCTCCCTCATCGCGGAGCGGGTGGTCCCCGATATGGCCACGGGGTTCGCCGCATGGGTGGCGCAGGAAGATGGGCGCCTCGTTCAGGTGGCCGAGATGGGGGTGGGGCCGGAGCTCCACCCGGTGCTGGCCGCCCAGCTGACACCCCCCCTCCAGCGATGGGTGGACCCATCCGGGCGCATCATCCTGGTGCCGTTGCAGGGCAGGGAGAAGCCGGTGGGCGCGCTCGTGCTGGTGGGGGAGGAGCGGTTGCGGCCGCTCCGCGCTCGCGAGCGGTACCTTGCCGAAGAGCTCGCGCGACGCTGTGCCCTGGCCGTGGAGAATGCCTGGCTCTTCGAGCGCTCGGAGCAGGCCGTCCATGCCCGCGACGAATTCATCGCCATCGCGGCCCACGAGCTGCGCACGCCGCTGACCGCCCTCAACCTGCGGTTGGGCACCCTCCTGCGGTCGCTGGGTCCACGCCCGGTGGTGGAGTCCGTCCGGCGGAAGCTCCAACTGGCCGTCAAGCAGGTGGCCCGCCTCTCGCGCCTGGTCGACAGCCTTCTCGATATCGGGCGCATCCACTCCGGACGGCTTCAGCTTGCCCGCGAGCCGGTGCGACTCGACGAGCTCGTGCGCACGACGACGGAGCGTTTCAGGGAGCAATTCGAGCGGGCCGGCTGCACGTTGCTGCTGCGCCTCGAGGACGACGTGCTCGGAGAGTGGGACAGGCTCCGCATCGAGCAGGTGCTCACCAACCTGCTCTCCAATGCCGTGAAGTTCGGCGCCGGACGCCCCCTCGAGGTGGAGGTGTCCCAGGCCGGCAGCCGCGCCCTCCTCCGCGTGCGCGACCATGGGGTGGGGATGGATGCCCAGGCGCTCTCGCGTGTCTTTGGCCGCTTCGAACAGGCGGTGTCCCCCCGGGAGTACGGCGGGCTCGGGCTGGGGCTCTACCTCGCGAAGGAGATTGTCGAAGCGCACGGGGGCCAGTTGCATGCCACGAGCCGCCCCGGCGAGGGCGCCACCTTCACGGTGGAGCTTCCCGCGCTACCCGGGGTGGCTCCCAGCCCTGGCGGCCCGAGGTTCAGCGAACAGGCCGCCGAAGGGACTGCATAG
- a CDS encoding ATP-binding protein has translation MNHSTDSREATTGISSTFEDSAEVLAGGGEMGALIRATDWSKTAIGAVTGWPQSLRTAVSILLESRFPMYIAWGPDFVQLYNDGYRPILGSTKHPAAMGRSTRETFAEIWHIIGPMFEGVMEGRAVGVTDFMLPLDRHGFTEECYFIFSYSPIRDESAGVGGVLVTVTETTDRVLGERRLRTLRDLAARAGAVKREEEAWREAAHALEGNAFDIPFALLYRLDETGTRPTLVASAGWTCSSEDADSPPWPFLEATETQSAQLVSDVRARFGDLPGGAWPESPHSAWVLPISRPGAERSYGFLVVGLSTRRPLDDDYRGFLGLVADHLATAVSNARAYEEEKQRAEALAELDRAKTAFFSNVSHEFRTPLTLMLGPVEDGLADAREPLPPGQRERQELVRRNGLRLQKLVNTLLDFARFEAGRARASFVPTDLAALTRDLASTFDSAMATADLQLVVECPALPEAVHVDPAMWEKIVLNLLSNAFKFTFTGEIRVALKWLGERVELTVQDTGTGIPEEELSRIFERFHRVEGARGRSHEGTGIGLALVRELVNLHRGQVTVKSVLGKGTTFTVCLPTGTAHLPREQLGEARALAPTGIGSHAFLAEVSQWNDTGTPSSAPSVPAPHQAGARILVADDNTDMRTYLTRLLSPHWTVEVVSDGARALAAAQAHPPDLILSDVMMPGMNGLELVRMLRADPRTRTIPVVLLSARAGEEATIEGLKSGADEYLVKPFSANELLARVNAQLTVSHLRRQAVQAERAHAEQASRLLAEAERATRSREETLAIVSHDLRSPLSSISLAAELLQRTLGHDERDAQWRKQTDSILRSVGRMNRLVGDLLDVASIDSGSLSLEPRPHAAEELLREVRETFEPQALEKGVALQTAIASHLPPVPCDRERVLQVLGNLVSNAVRFTPHGGTVRVRAELEQGTGSVRFSVSDTGPGIPLEAQPHIFDRYWHAAQKRREGHGLGLSIAKGIVEGHGGRIQLESPPGAGSTFSFSIPLAPRAKAVTPAAPLAHHPALPPPTRPGTEESFIQAGGEMGALMRSIDWSQNPLGPCERWPQSLRTSVSTMLRSPYPIILFWGPELIMLYNDPFRPILGAKHPQTMGARGNEALAEEWTLLGPLMKRVHETGEPLFIENGNVNFARRPGGLREEAYFTWSYNPTIGETGGIAGLFAIASETTRQVVGDRQLAILRELSIRTALDKKVEDIYRSLDAVLAQAGNDVPFALLYAVRADTAHLVSRAGLSQGARAAPTELMLGDTTSWPLQGVARTGQEVLVEDLHTRFGPLPGGPWPEPATRALMLPVAMGADAETMGVLVVGLSPLRALDDEYRGFLQLLARQLAASISSARAYEQEKKRAEELAQLDQAKTAFFSNVSHEFRTPLTLILGPIEDALTSTRKALEGEQLDLVRRNALRLYKMVNTLLDFSRMEAGRAQATFVPTDLARFTSNLASAFESAAASAGLRLVVDCPPLPEPIYVDPDMWEKVVLNLLSNAVKYTHQGEIRVGLEWADGQAVLTVQDTGVGIPEEELPRVFERFYRVRSTEGRSHEGTGIGLALVQELVRLHGGSVSVTSRLGEGSTFTVRLPRGSVHLPPERVQQTLESRASAAGAAPFVEEARRWSAGTGEAAGDSLPGAPDDTFEVPPEYVHSRILLVDDNADLRTYVSGLLRRTFPNVQMAADGNKGLAEARAHPPDLILSDVMMPGLDGFGLVRALRADERTRAIPIILLSARAGDESTVEGLHSGADDYLVKPFSARELLARVRTQLEMARVRRDVAQHEHAEQQLRATVKARDEWLNAVSHELRTPLSALALSVRSLIRGVTPGERAVLSPEEASTRAQATERHLHRLTRQVEQLVEVAELVSGHLELTPEETDLSTVVGALVEETREKAARMGCTLTLSASSPVVGAYDRARLRQLVEGLLDNALKFGMGKPVEVTVARDADSASIRIVDHGGGVSPEDAERIFSRFERAAPTRNYGGFGLGLWMARHIAEAHGGALHLTKTEGGGATFTVVLPLSFASTVPGAVPMQSLRRPVR, from the coding sequence ATGAATCACTCGACGGATTCTCGCGAAGCCACAACGGGCATTTCTTCCACCTTCGAGGACTCCGCCGAGGTCCTCGCGGGCGGAGGGGAGATGGGCGCCCTCATCCGCGCCACGGACTGGTCGAAGACGGCCATCGGCGCGGTGACGGGCTGGCCCCAGAGCCTGCGCACCGCCGTCAGCATCCTGCTCGAGTCGCGCTTCCCCATGTACATCGCGTGGGGGCCGGACTTCGTCCAGCTCTACAACGACGGCTATCGGCCCATCCTGGGCTCGACGAAGCACCCCGCCGCCATGGGGCGGAGCACGCGCGAAACCTTCGCTGAAATCTGGCACATCATCGGTCCGATGTTCGAAGGGGTGATGGAGGGAAGGGCCGTCGGTGTGACGGACTTCATGCTCCCCCTGGACCGTCACGGGTTCACCGAGGAGTGCTACTTCATCTTCTCCTACAGCCCCATCCGTGACGAAAGCGCGGGCGTCGGTGGCGTCCTCGTCACCGTGACGGAGACCACCGACCGCGTCCTCGGAGAGCGGCGGCTGCGGACGCTGAGGGACCTCGCGGCACGCGCGGGGGCGGTGAAGCGGGAAGAGGAGGCCTGGCGAGAAGCAGCCCATGCGCTGGAGGGCAACGCCTTCGACATTCCCTTCGCCCTGCTCTACCGGTTGGATGAGACGGGCACGCGCCCCACCCTGGTGGCGTCGGCGGGCTGGACATGCTCCAGCGAGGACGCGGACAGTCCCCCGTGGCCCTTTCTCGAGGCCACGGAAACGCAGAGCGCGCAGCTCGTCTCCGACGTGCGCGCCCGCTTCGGCGACCTACCCGGCGGCGCCTGGCCCGAGTCCCCCCACTCCGCCTGGGTGCTGCCCATCTCCCGTCCGGGCGCCGAGCGCTCCTACGGCTTCCTCGTCGTGGGCCTGAGCACACGTCGCCCGCTGGACGACGACTACCGCGGGTTCCTGGGGCTGGTGGCGGACCACCTCGCCACGGCCGTGAGCAACGCCCGCGCCTACGAGGAGGAGAAGCAACGGGCCGAGGCCCTCGCCGAGCTGGACCGCGCCAAGACGGCCTTCTTCAGCAACGTCAGCCACGAGTTCCGCACGCCCCTCACCCTGATGCTGGGGCCCGTCGAGGACGGCCTGGCGGACGCCCGGGAGCCGCTCCCGCCCGGACAGCGCGAGCGCCAGGAACTGGTGCGCCGCAACGGCCTCCGGCTCCAGAAGCTGGTCAACACGCTGCTGGACTTCGCCCGCTTCGAGGCGGGGCGCGCCAGGGCCTCCTTCGTCCCCACGGACCTCGCCGCGCTCACCCGGGACCTCGCGAGCACGTTCGACTCGGCGATGGCGACCGCCGACCTCCAACTGGTGGTGGAGTGCCCCGCCCTGCCGGAGGCCGTCCATGTCGACCCGGCGATGTGGGAGAAGATTGTCCTCAACCTCCTCTCCAACGCCTTCAAGTTCACCTTCACGGGTGAAATCCGTGTCGCGCTGAAGTGGCTGGGCGAGCGCGTGGAGCTCACCGTCCAGGACACGGGCACCGGCATCCCCGAAGAGGAGCTGTCGCGCATCTTCGAGCGCTTCCACCGGGTGGAGGGCGCGCGCGGGCGGAGTCACGAGGGCACGGGCATCGGCCTCGCCCTCGTGCGGGAGTTGGTGAACCTGCACCGCGGGCAGGTGACGGTGAAGAGCGTCCTCGGGAAGGGAACCACCTTCACCGTGTGCCTCCCGACGGGCACCGCGCACCTGCCCAGGGAGCAGCTCGGCGAGGCCCGAGCGCTCGCGCCCACCGGGATTGGGTCTCACGCGTTCCTCGCCGAGGTCTCCCAATGGAATGACACCGGCACCCCGTCATCCGCGCCGTCGGTGCCGGCCCCACACCAAGCGGGTGCACGCATCCTGGTGGCGGACGACAACACCGACATGCGCACCTACCTCACGCGCCTGCTGTCGCCGCACTGGACGGTGGAGGTGGTGAGCGACGGTGCGCGGGCCCTCGCCGCGGCGCAGGCGCATCCCCCGGACCTCATCCTGTCCGACGTGATGATGCCGGGCATGAATGGCCTCGAGCTGGTCCGCATGCTGCGCGCGGACCCGCGCACCCGGACCATCCCCGTGGTGCTCCTCTCCGCTCGCGCGGGGGAAGAGGCCACCATCGAGGGCTTGAAGAGCGGCGCCGACGAATACCTCGTCAAGCCCTTCTCCGCGAACGAGCTCCTCGCTCGCGTCAATGCGCAGCTCACGGTCTCCCACCTGCGGCGGCAGGCCGTCCAGGCCGAGCGCGCCCACGCCGAGCAAGCCAGCCGGCTGCTCGCCGAAGCCGAGCGCGCCACCCGCTCACGCGAGGAGACGCTGGCCATCGTCAGCCACGACCTGCGCTCTCCCTTGAGCAGCATCAGCCTCGCCGCGGAGCTCCTCCAACGCACCCTGGGGCATGACGAGCGCGATGCTCAGTGGCGCAAACAGACGGACTCCATTCTCCGCTCCGTGGGCCGCATGAACCGGCTCGTGGGGGACCTGCTCGACGTGGCGAGCATCGACTCCGGCAGCCTCTCCCTCGAGCCCCGGCCCCACGCGGCGGAGGAGCTGCTGCGCGAGGTCCGCGAGACATTCGAGCCGCAGGCGCTGGAGAAGGGCGTCGCGCTCCAGACCGCAATCGCCTCCCACCTTCCGCCGGTGCCGTGCGACAGGGAGCGGGTCCTCCAGGTCCTCGGAAACCTCGTCTCCAATGCGGTCAGATTCACTCCCCACGGCGGCACCGTGCGGGTGCGGGCGGAGCTCGAGCAGGGCACCGGGAGCGTCCGCTTCAGCGTGTCGGACACCGGCCCCGGAATCCCGCTCGAAGCCCAACCCCACATCTTCGACCGCTACTGGCACGCGGCCCAGAAGCGGCGCGAGGGCCACGGCCTGGGTCTCTCCATCGCGAAGGGCATCGTGGAAGGCCATGGCGGGCGCATCCAGTTGGAGAGTCCTCCCGGCGCGGGCAGCACCTTCTCCTTCTCGATACCGCTTGCGCCGCGGGCGAAGGCTGTCACGCCCGCGGCACCGCTCGCGCATCACCCGGCGCTCCCACCGCCGACGCGCCCGGGCACCGAGGAGAGCTTCATCCAGGCCGGCGGTGAGATGGGCGCCCTGATGCGCTCCATCGACTGGTCCCAGAACCCGCTGGGTCCGTGCGAGCGCTGGCCGCAGTCGCTGCGCACGTCCGTCAGCACGATGCTCCGCTCCCCCTACCCCATCATCCTCTTCTGGGGGCCGGAGCTCATCATGCTGTACAACGACCCGTTCCGGCCCATCCTGGGCGCCAAGCACCCGCAGACGATGGGCGCGCGCGGGAATGAGGCGCTCGCCGAGGAATGGACACTCCTCGGCCCCTTGATGAAGCGCGTGCATGAGACAGGCGAGCCGCTGTTCATCGAGAACGGCAACGTCAACTTCGCGCGCCGGCCCGGCGGCCTGAGGGAAGAGGCCTACTTCACCTGGTCCTACAACCCGACCATCGGCGAGACGGGGGGCATCGCGGGCCTCTTCGCCATCGCGAGCGAGACGACGCGGCAGGTGGTCGGTGACCGGCAGCTGGCCATCCTCCGGGAGCTGTCCATCCGGACGGCCCTCGACAAGAAGGTCGAGGACATCTACCGCTCGCTGGATGCCGTCCTCGCGCAGGCCGGCAACGACGTGCCCTTCGCCCTCCTCTATGCCGTCAGGGCCGACACGGCTCACCTGGTCAGCCGTGCCGGCCTGTCCCAGGGAGCACGCGCCGCGCCCACCGAGCTGATGCTCGGCGACACGACGTCCTGGCCGCTCCAGGGCGTGGCGCGGACGGGACAGGAGGTGCTGGTCGAAGACCTCCACACCCGCTTCGGCCCCCTCCCGGGCGGGCCCTGGCCCGAGCCCGCGACGCGGGCCCTGATGCTTCCGGTGGCGATGGGCGCGGACGCGGAGACGATGGGCGTGCTCGTCGTCGGGCTCAGTCCGCTCCGCGCGCTCGACGACGAGTACCGGGGCTTCCTGCAGCTGCTGGCGCGGCAGCTCGCCGCCAGCATCTCCAGCGCCCGCGCCTATGAGCAGGAGAAGAAGCGGGCGGAGGAGCTCGCCCAGCTCGACCAGGCCAAGACGGCGTTCTTCAGCAACGTGAGCCACGAGTTCCGGACGCCGCTGACGCTGATTCTCGGCCCCATCGAGGACGCGCTGACCAGCACGCGAAAGGCCCTGGAGGGAGAGCAGCTCGACCTGGTCCGCCGCAATGCCTTGCGGCTCTACAAGATGGTCAACACCCTCCTCGACTTCTCGCGAATGGAGGCGGGGCGGGCCCAGGCGACGTTCGTTCCGACGGACCTCGCGCGCTTCACGAGCAACCTGGCCAGCGCCTTCGAGTCCGCCGCGGCGAGTGCGGGCCTGCGCCTGGTGGTGGACTGCCCGCCGCTGCCCGAGCCCATCTATGTCGACCCGGACATGTGGGAGAAGGTTGTCCTCAATCTCCTCTCGAATGCCGTGAAGTACACCCACCAGGGTGAAATCCGCGTCGGCCTCGAATGGGCCGACGGGCAGGCCGTCCTCACCGTCCAGGACACGGGCGTGGGCATCCCCGAAGAAGAGCTCCCGCGCGTCTTCGAGCGCTTCTACCGCGTCCGCTCCACCGAGGGACGCAGCCACGAGGGGACCGGCATCGGCCTCGCGCTGGTGCAGGAGCTGGTGAGGCTGCACGGCGGCAGCGTCTCGGTGACGAGCAGGCTGGGTGAGGGCAGCACCTTCACCGTGCGACTGCCGCGTGGCTCGGTGCACCTTCCCCCGGAGCGGGTCCAGCAGACGCTCGAGTCCCGCGCTTCCGCGGCGGGCGCCGCGCCTTTCGTCGAAGAGGCCCGGCGCTGGTCCGCGGGCACCGGGGAGGCAGCGGGCGACTCCCTCCCCGGAGCACCCGACGACACCTTCGAGGTACCGCCGGAGTACGTGCACTCCCGCATCCTCCTCGTGGACGACAACGCGGACCTGCGCACCTACGTCTCCGGGCTGCTTCGGCGCACCTTCCCCAACGTCCAGATGGCGGCGGACGGGAACAAGGGCCTCGCAGAGGCGCGCGCCCACCCGCCGGACCTCATCCTCTCGGATGTGATGATGCCAGGGCTGGACGGCTTCGGACTGGTGCGCGCCCTGCGCGCCGACGAGCGCACGCGGGCCATCCCCATCATCCTCCTGTCCGCCCGGGCGGGCGATGAGTCCACGGTGGAGGGGCTGCACAGCGGCGCGGACGACTACCTGGTGAAGCCGTTTTCAGCACGGGAGCTCCTCGCCCGTGTACGGACCCAGTTGGAGATGGCGCGCGTGCGCCGGGACGTGGCGCAACATGAGCATGCCGAGCAGCAGCTCCGTGCCACGGTGAAGGCGCGCGACGAGTGGCTCAACGCCGTGAGCCACGAACTCCGGACGCCCCTGAGCGCGCTGGCGCTGAGCGTCCGGTCGCTGATTCGCGGCGTCACCCCCGGGGAGCGCGCCGTGCTCTCTCCCGAGGAAGCGAGCACCCGGGCGCAGGCCACGGAGCGACACCTCCACCGGCTGACGCGACAGGTGGAGCAGCTCGTCGAGGTGGCGGAGCTCGTGTCGGGCCACCTGGAGCTCACCCCGGAGGAGACCGACCTCTCCACGGTGGTGGGCGCCCTCGTCGAGGAGACGCGAGAGAAGGCCGCGCGCATGGGCTGCACCCTCACCCTGAGCGCGAGCTCGCCCGTCGTGGGGGCCTATGACCGCGCGCGGTTGCGCCAACTGGTGGAGGGCCTTCTCGACAACGCCCTCAAGTTCGGGATGGGCAAGCCCGTGGAAGTCACCGTGGCCAGGGACGCGGACAGCGCTTCGATTCGCATCGTGGACCATGGCGGAGGTGTCTCGCCCGAGGACGCGGAGCGCATCTTCAGCCGCTTCGAACGCGCCGCTCCCACCCGGAACTACGGGGGCTTCGGCCTGGGCCTGTGGATGGCACGCCACATCGCGGAAGCACACGGGGGAGCCCTCCACCTGACGAAAACGGAGGGCGGAGGGGCCACCTTCACGGTGGTGCTCCCGCTGAGCTTCGCCAGCACGGTGCCAGGGGCGGTCCCTATGCAGTCCCTTCGGCGGCCTGTTCGCTGA
- a CDS encoding MerR family transcriptional regulator, which yields MRISELVERTGVPLATIKYYLREGLLPAGEATAATRAEYGEVHVRRIAVIRALTETVGLSVQKAREVLRLIDQPQDSLFETFGQAIEALPPEVTPDATADYPRARAVLEQLGQVYEPRFAAVAQLERALAAAEAAGIPLDDARLAVYGPHIRAIAEFDVGRIPRDDAAAAVEYAVLGTALHEPVLIALRRLAHQDVAARRYGPVPSETPPASRKAARKAPRARTRPKGS from the coding sequence ATGCGCATCTCCGAGCTCGTGGAGCGGACAGGCGTTCCGCTCGCGACCATCAAGTACTACCTGCGCGAGGGACTGCTCCCGGCCGGTGAGGCGACCGCCGCGACGCGGGCCGAATACGGCGAGGTGCACGTGCGGCGCATCGCCGTGATTCGCGCGCTCACCGAGACGGTGGGCCTCAGCGTGCAGAAGGCGCGCGAGGTGCTTCGGCTCATCGACCAGCCCCAGGACTCCCTCTTCGAGACCTTCGGCCAGGCCATCGAGGCCCTGCCGCCGGAGGTGACGCCGGATGCCACGGCCGACTACCCGCGCGCCCGTGCCGTGCTGGAGCAGCTCGGCCAGGTCTATGAGCCTCGCTTCGCGGCCGTCGCCCAGCTCGAGCGCGCGCTCGCCGCCGCCGAGGCCGCTGGCATCCCCCTCGACGACGCGCGACTCGCCGTCTACGGGCCGCACATCCGCGCCATCGCCGAGTTCGACGTCGGCCGCATCCCGCGGGACGATGCCGCGGCCGCCGTCGAGTACGCCGTGCTCGGCACCGCGCTCCACGAGCCCGTGCTCATCGCGCTCCGCCGGCTCGCGCATCAGGACGTCGCGGCCCGGCGGTATGGCCCTGTTCCGTCCGAGACACCACCCGCGTCGCGAAAGGCCGCGCGCAAGGCCCCTCGTGCGCGGACCCGGCCCAAGGGGAGCTGA